From one Basilea psittacipulmonis DSM 24701 genomic stretch:
- the lpdA gene encoding dihydrolipoyl dehydrogenase, giving the protein MSAFDVVVIGAGPGGYIAAIRAAQLGKKVACVDAWVDAKGNAKPGGTCTNVGCIPSKALLQSSEHYEQAKEHFEEHGIEVGSVKLHLDKLIGRKNTVVSQNNEGIKFLFKKNKITFISGKASFAAKNADGTYAINVEGKDAQSLTATHVIVATGSAPRALPNLPFDEKQILSNTGALDIDKVPKTLGVIGAGVIGLELGSVWRRLGAQVTILEAAPTFLFAADEAVAKEAQKLLTKQGLEIEVGVKIGEISQTAKAVTVPYTTAKGEEKTLKVEKLIVSIGRVPYTDGLNADSVGLKLDERGFIVVDDECRTNLPNVWAVGDVVRGPMLAHKAEEEGVAVAERIAGQHGHVNFATIPAVIYTTPEMAWVGQTEKQLKEAGRAIKVGSFPFMANGRARALGDTSGFVKIIADANTDEVLGVHIIGPMASELIAEAVTIMEFKGAAEDIARICHAHPTLSEAVKEAALAVDKRTLNM; this is encoded by the coding sequence ATGTCAGCTTTTGACGTTGTAGTCATCGGTGCGGGTCCTGGCGGTTATATTGCTGCGATTCGTGCTGCTCAATTAGGTAAAAAAGTAGCTTGCGTGGACGCATGGGTGGATGCTAAAGGTAATGCAAAACCTGGTGGTACTTGCACAAACGTAGGTTGTATTCCTTCTAAGGCTTTATTGCAATCATCTGAACATTACGAACAAGCAAAAGAACACTTCGAGGAACATGGTATCGAAGTTGGTAGTGTCAAACTACATTTAGATAAATTAATTGGTCGCAAAAACACGGTAGTTAGCCAGAATAATGAAGGGATTAAATTCTTATTCAAGAAAAATAAAATCACTTTCATTTCTGGAAAAGCTTCTTTTGCAGCTAAAAATGCAGATGGTACTTATGCTATCAATGTTGAAGGCAAAGATGCTCAAAGCCTAACAGCAACTCATGTTATCGTTGCAACAGGTTCTGCACCACGTGCTTTGCCAAACTTACCTTTTGATGAAAAACAAATTCTTTCTAACACAGGTGCATTAGACATCGACAAAGTACCTAAAACATTGGGTGTTATCGGTGCAGGTGTGATTGGTCTAGAGTTAGGTAGTGTATGGCGTCGTTTGGGGGCTCAGGTAACCATTTTAGAAGCGGCTCCTACTTTTTTATTTGCTGCAGATGAAGCAGTGGCTAAAGAAGCTCAGAAATTGCTCACTAAACAAGGTTTAGAAATTGAAGTGGGCGTGAAAATTGGCGAAATTTCTCAAACAGCCAAAGCCGTAACCGTTCCTTATACCACTGCAAAAGGTGAAGAGAAAACGCTAAAAGTAGAAAAATTAATTGTTTCGATTGGTCGTGTTCCTTACACAGATGGCTTAAATGCTGATTCAGTTGGCTTGAAACTAGATGAGCGTGGCTTTATTGTGGTGGACGATGAGTGTCGCACTAATCTTCCAAACGTTTGGGCGGTGGGTGACGTTGTTCGTGGCCCGATGTTGGCTCATAAAGCGGAAGAAGAAGGCGTTGCAGTTGCTGAACGTATCGCTGGTCAACATGGTCATGTGAATTTTGCAACGATTCCTGCGGTTATCTACACGACACCTGAAATGGCATGGGTAGGTCAAACAGAGAAACAATTGAAAGAAGCAGGACGTGCGATTAAAGTCGGTAGCTTCCCATTTATGGCTAATGGACGTGCACGTGCATTAGGTGATACAAGCGGTTTTGTGAAAATCATCGCTGATGCGAATACTGATGAAGTGTTAGGTGTTCATATTATTGGACCTATGGCTTCTGAATTGATTGCTGAGGCGGTTACGATCATGGAGTTCAAAGGTGCTGCTGAAGATATCGCTCGTATCTGCCATGCTCACCCAACACTTTCTGAAGCGGTGAAAGAAGCTGCTTTAGCCGTTGATAAACGTACATTGAATATGTAA
- a CDS encoding ShlB/FhaC/HecB family hemolysin secretion/activation protein, with amino-acid sequence MKNKILFGTILTGLLGLSTTKANATFPQNYSLQQQIDAQQQQRQQDQEKRRQEAFSTDLDVRVETSVPTIQSFPKESLCFSIKEIYLTQFSPDRKEVDHLSKTDLKTDFDWALKAIYRPKDIQLPYCLGAQGIGEMIKRVQNALIEKGYATTRVLAMPQDLRQGRLVLTVVPGKVRHILMRDHSHPLRTHKGTVWFALPLGSGDLLNIREIEQGLENLKRPAHVQANIQIVPAQDEDAMPGESDLHIDFKQDFPIRLGLSIDDSGSRATGRLQAGANVSVENLFSLNDVLYGSWTQSISRDSDDKGKRGSHSGGVYYTIPWKNWLLRYSFTENHYYQTVFGAFQNYEYSGKSQYINFTLSRLLYRDSTRKLTADMGIWYRQSANYIDDSEIEIQRRRMAGWSAGMTYYQYFGKSTLEWNVNYKQGTGAFHALPAPEEKFGEGTSRPRIISTAISFKQPFKIGEQGWQFSTSWQAQWNKTPLILQDMFSIGGRYSVRGFDGELTLMGERGWLWRNELSWNVMNKGHEVYLAIDTGYVSGAYAKESFGQRLTGTALGVRGNLWGLQYEYFVGMPLYKPKGFRTSSITTGFNLNYQF; translated from the coding sequence ATGAAAAATAAAATTTTGTTTGGGACTATCTTGACTGGTTTGTTGGGGCTGTCCACAACAAAAGCTAATGCTACCTTTCCCCAGAATTATTCTTTGCAACAGCAAATAGATGCTCAGCAACAGCAACGACAACAAGACCAAGAAAAGCGACGACAAGAAGCATTCAGTACGGATCTAGATGTTCGTGTCGAAACATCAGTTCCAACAATTCAAAGCTTTCCGAAAGAATCCTTATGTTTTTCCATAAAAGAAATTTATTTAACGCAGTTTTCACCTGATCGCAAAGAGGTAGATCATTTAAGTAAGACGGATTTAAAAACAGATTTTGATTGGGCTTTAAAGGCTATTTATCGTCCCAAGGATATTCAATTACCGTATTGTTTAGGAGCTCAAGGTATCGGTGAGATGATTAAAAGAGTTCAGAATGCGTTGATTGAAAAAGGGTATGCTACCACTCGAGTATTAGCGATGCCACAGGATTTGCGACAAGGAAGATTAGTATTAACGGTGGTGCCTGGAAAAGTAAGACATATTCTGATGCGAGACCACAGCCATCCATTAAGGACGCATAAAGGAACCGTTTGGTTTGCATTGCCATTAGGATCGGGTGATTTATTAAACATTAGAGAGATAGAACAAGGGCTAGAAAACTTGAAACGTCCTGCTCATGTTCAAGCCAATATTCAAATTGTGCCAGCTCAAGATGAAGATGCGATGCCAGGAGAAAGTGATTTACATATAGACTTTAAGCAAGACTTTCCAATTCGTCTGGGCTTATCGATAGATGATAGTGGTAGTCGTGCGACTGGGCGGTTACAAGCAGGGGCTAATGTTTCTGTAGAAAATCTTTTTTCATTGAATGATGTACTTTACGGTTCATGGACACAAAGTATATCGAGAGATAGTGATGACAAGGGAAAACGAGGTAGCCATAGTGGTGGTGTGTATTATACGATTCCTTGGAAAAACTGGTTATTGCGTTATTCATTTACCGAAAATCATTATTATCAAACGGTTTTCGGTGCCTTTCAAAATTACGAATATTCAGGCAAAAGTCAATATATTAATTTCACACTATCACGATTGTTATATCGAGATAGTACCCGAAAACTGACTGCTGACATGGGTATTTGGTATCGTCAAAGTGCGAATTATATTGATGATAGTGAAATTGAAATTCAACGTCGCCGGATGGCAGGGTGGTCCGCTGGAATGACTTACTACCAGTATTTTGGAAAAAGTACCTTGGAATGGAATGTGAACTATAAACAGGGAACAGGTGCCTTTCATGCTTTGCCAGCTCCTGAAGAGAAGTTTGGCGAAGGAACATCACGTCCTCGAATTATCAGTACGGCTATTAGTTTTAAACAACCTTTTAAGATAGGTGAACAAGGTTGGCAATTTTCTACGAGTTGGCAAGCACAATGGAATAAGACACCTTTGATTTTGCAAGATATGTTTAGTATTGGTGGACGATACAGCGTTAGAGGATTTGATGGCGAGCTTACCTTGATGGGAGAAAGAGGTTGGTTGTGGCGTAATGAATTGAGTTGGAATGTGATGAATAAGGGTCATGAAGTCTATCTAGCTATCGACACGGGTTATGTAAGTGGTGCCTATGCGAAAGAATCTTTTGGTCAACGTTTAACGGGAACTGCTTTGGGCGTTAGAGGTAATCTGTGGGGACTGCAATATGAATATTTTGTGGGAATGCCCTTATATAAACCAAAAGGATTTAGAACGTCGTCTATCACAACAGGGTTTAATTTAAATTATCAGTTTTAA
- the odhB gene encoding 2-oxoglutarate dehydrogenase complex dihydrolipoyllysine-residue succinyltransferase: MAIIDVLVPQFSESVSEGTLLEWKKKAGEAVSADETLIEIETDKVVLEVPCPSAGVLKEILIADGATVTSGQVLAKIDTDATAAATTAAPAKAPEAAPAPAATPAPAAPASNSAAGIASPAASKILAEKGIAASDVAGTGRDGRVTKADAMGAKATPKAAAPVADTLSLDGRPEQRVPMTRLRARVAERLLQSQQENAILTTFNEVNMQAVMDLRAKYKDKFEKEHGVKLGFMSFFVKAAVQALKKYPVLNASIDGKDIIYHGYFDIGIAVGSPRGLVVPILRNADQLSMAEIELKIAEFGAKARDGKLSIEELTGGTFSISNGGVFGSMLSTPIINPPQSAILGIHATKERPVVENGQIVIRPINYLAMSYDHRLIDGREAVLGLVTMKEALEDPARLLLDA, encoded by the coding sequence ATGGCTATTATTGATGTATTAGTTCCTCAGTTTTCAGAATCAGTCTCTGAGGGTACGCTATTAGAGTGGAAGAAAAAAGCGGGTGAAGCAGTTTCTGCAGACGAAACACTGATTGAAATTGAAACAGATAAAGTGGTGTTAGAAGTGCCATGTCCATCTGCTGGTGTGTTAAAAGAAATTTTAATCGCTGATGGGGCTACCGTGACATCTGGTCAAGTATTGGCCAAAATCGATACTGATGCTACGGCTGCTGCTACGACCGCTGCACCTGCAAAAGCTCCTGAGGCCGCTCCAGCTCCTGCAGCGACGCCAGCACCAGCTGCTCCAGCTTCTAATAGTGCGGCAGGTATCGCTTCTCCAGCAGCGTCTAAAATCCTTGCAGAAAAAGGTATTGCTGCAAGTGATGTGGCGGGTACAGGTCGTGATGGTCGTGTAACAAAAGCTGATGCGATGGGTGCGAAAGCAACACCTAAAGCAGCTGCACCTGTTGCTGACACATTATCTTTGGACGGTCGCCCAGAACAACGCGTTCCAATGACACGTTTACGTGCTCGTGTGGCTGAACGTCTATTGCAATCTCAACAAGAGAACGCAATTTTGACAACGTTCAACGAAGTAAACATGCAAGCTGTGATGGACTTGCGTGCTAAATACAAAGACAAGTTTGAAAAAGAGCATGGTGTGAAACTAGGCTTTATGTCTTTCTTTGTGAAAGCAGCGGTTCAAGCATTGAAGAAATACCCAGTATTGAATGCTTCTATCGATGGTAAAGATATTATTTATCACGGTTACTTTGATATTGGTATCGCTGTAGGTAGCCCACGTGGTTTGGTCGTACCTATTCTTCGTAATGCTGACCAACTTTCAATGGCTGAAATCGAGTTGAAAATCGCTGAATTCGGTGCAAAAGCTCGTGACGGTAAATTAAGTATCGAAGAATTAACAGGTGGTACTTTCTCTATCTCTAATGGTGGTGTATTTGGTTCAATGCTATCTACACCAATCATTAACCCACCACAATCTGCTATCTTGGGTATCCATGCAACAAAAGAGCGTCCAGTTGTTGAAAACGGTCAAATCGTGATCCGTCCAATTAACTATCTAGCGATGTCTTACGATCACCGTCTAATCGATGGTCGTGAAGCAGTTCTTGGTCTAGTGACAATGAAAGAAGCACTAGAAGATCCTGCTCGTTTATTGTTAGACGCTTAA
- a CDS encoding 2-oxoglutarate dehydrogenase E1 component — MSNFDEGKTTSYLFGSNAPYIEELYEAYLENPNSVPEVWHSYFERLQQQPATDGKTTTRDQNHSSVVASFAERAKHNAFVRQSAAPNLEHANKQLQVQSIIAAYRILGVHHAVLDPLKRRERPEIPELNPAFYGLTESDLDQEYAATNTYFTKKPTMTLREILNNLRSTYTQSIGAEFMYVSNQEAKRWIQERLESAHGDFGLTTEQKKKILQDLTEAEGLERYLHTRYVGQKRFSLEGGESYIASLNEVLQHASEFGVKESIIGMAHRGRLNTLVNVMGKMPRDLFDEFEGKHAADLTDGDVKYHNGFSSDRSMRGGPMHLSLAFNPSHLEIVNPVVEGRARASQDRYGSQAEVLPILVHGDAAFIGQGVVQETLNLAQTRGYGTGGTVHIVINNQIGFTTSDPRDARSTLYCTDIVKMIEAPVFHVNADDPEAVIFVSKLALEYRMKFKHDVVIDIVCFRKLGHNEQDTPALTQPLMYKAIGKHPGTRQVYADKLVAQGVLAKDEPEKMVQAYRDLMENGQQTVEPVLTGQSSAHAINWDQYRKGKLTDKVDTAIPKAELQRLSERITTIPDTFTPHKLVEKLLADRAAMGRGEMNLDWGMGEHLAYASLVASGYDVRITGEDCGRGTFTHRHAVLHDQNRERWDDGTYVPLQHVSEKQGKFLVIDSVLSEEAVLGFEYGYASNQPNTLTIWEAQFGDFANGAQVVIDQFIASGEAKWGRMCGLTMMLPHGYEGQGPEHSSARIERYLQLCADNNMQVTQPTTAAQIFHLLRLQMIRKSRKPLIIFTPKSLLRNKDATSPMSEFTSGGFQPVIPEVDANIKANKVKRILVCSGKVYYDLVNGRKEREADDVAIVRVEQLYPFAHKEFKAVIDTYPNAKDIVWVQDEPQNQGPWFYIQHHLYENMRAGMKLAYAGRPASSSPAVGYPAKHKEQQVALVEQAFSSKFKGTFSK; from the coding sequence ATGAGTAATTTTGACGAAGGAAAAACAACTTCTTATCTATTTGGCAGTAATGCTCCTTATATCGAGGAACTTTACGAAGCCTATCTTGAAAACCCCAATTCAGTTCCTGAAGTATGGCATAGCTATTTTGAGCGATTGCAACAACAACCTGCAACAGACGGTAAAACAACGACTCGTGACCAAAATCACAGTTCTGTCGTCGCGTCTTTTGCGGAACGTGCAAAACACAACGCATTTGTTCGCCAGTCAGCTGCGCCAAATTTAGAACATGCAAATAAACAGTTACAGGTTCAGTCTATTATTGCTGCATACCGTATTTTAGGCGTTCATCACGCTGTATTAGATCCCCTAAAACGTCGCGAAAGACCTGAAATTCCTGAGCTTAATCCTGCCTTCTATGGATTAACTGAGTCTGATCTTGATCAGGAATATGCTGCTACAAATACTTATTTCACGAAGAAACCAACGATGACACTTCGTGAAATTTTGAATAATTTGCGTAGTACCTATACCCAAAGTATCGGTGCTGAGTTTATGTATGTTTCAAACCAAGAAGCAAAACGCTGGATCCAAGAACGTTTGGAAAGTGCTCATGGTGACTTTGGTTTAACAACTGAACAGAAAAAGAAAATTCTTCAGGATTTAACAGAAGCTGAAGGACTTGAACGTTATTTACATACACGTTATGTGGGTCAAAAACGTTTCTCTTTAGAGGGTGGCGAAAGCTATATCGCTTCATTGAACGAAGTGTTGCAACATGCCTCTGAATTTGGCGTAAAAGAGTCGATTATTGGTATGGCTCACCGTGGTCGTTTGAATACCTTAGTGAATGTGATGGGTAAAATGCCACGTGATTTGTTCGACGAATTTGAAGGTAAACATGCAGCCGATTTGACAGATGGTGATGTGAAGTATCACAACGGTTTCTCAAGTGATCGTTCAATGCGTGGCGGCCCAATGCACTTATCATTGGCCTTTAACCCATCTCACTTAGAAATTGTGAACCCTGTTGTAGAAGGTCGTGCAAGAGCATCTCAAGACCGTTATGGTAGCCAAGCAGAAGTATTGCCTATCTTGGTTCACGGTGATGCGGCCTTTATCGGTCAAGGGGTTGTTCAAGAAACATTGAACTTGGCTCAAACTCGCGGTTATGGTACAGGTGGTACCGTGCATATCGTGATCAATAACCAGATTGGTTTCACAACATCTGATCCACGCGATGCACGTTCTACATTGTATTGTACAGATATCGTGAAAATGATTGAAGCACCTGTGTTCCACGTGAATGCAGATGATCCAGAAGCGGTTATCTTTGTGTCTAAATTGGCCTTAGAATACCGTATGAAGTTTAAACATGATGTGGTGATCGATATTGTTTGCTTCCGTAAATTAGGTCACAACGAACAGGATACACCTGCTTTGACACAGCCTTTGATGTACAAAGCTATTGGAAAACATCCAGGTACACGTCAAGTGTATGCTGATAAATTAGTCGCACAAGGCGTGTTGGCTAAGGATGAACCTGAGAAAATGGTTCAAGCATACCGTGATTTGATGGAAAATGGCCAGCAAACGGTAGAACCTGTGTTGACAGGTCAAAGTAGTGCTCATGCGATTAACTGGGATCAGTATCGCAAAGGTAAATTGACAGATAAAGTTGATACCGCTATTCCTAAAGCGGAATTACAACGTTTATCTGAACGTATTACAACGATTCCAGATACCTTTACACCACATAAATTGGTTGAAAAATTGTTGGCTGATCGTGCAGCGATGGGTCGCGGTGAAATGAACCTTGACTGGGGTATGGGCGAACACTTAGCTTATGCTAGTTTGGTGGCATCTGGTTATGATGTACGTATCACAGGTGAAGATTGCGGTCGCGGTACCTTTACACACCGTCATGCTGTGTTACACGACCAAAATCGTGAACGTTGGGATGATGGCACTTACGTACCTTTACAACACGTTAGCGAAAAACAAGGTAAATTCTTGGTGATCGACTCTGTTCTTTCTGAAGAAGCGGTATTAGGTTTTGAATACGGTTATGCAAGTAATCAGCCTAACACACTAACTATTTGGGAAGCACAGTTTGGTGACTTTGCTAACGGTGCTCAGGTGGTGATCGACCAGTTTATCGCTTCAGGCGAAGCAAAATGGGGTCGTATGTGTGGTTTGACTATGATGCTTCCTCATGGTTATGAAGGTCAAGGTCCAGAACACTCATCAGCACGTATTGAGCGTTATTTACAGTTGTGTGCAGATAATAATATGCAGGTAACTCAACCTACAACTGCGGCTCAGATTTTCCATTTGTTACGTTTACAAATGATTCGTAAATCTCGCAAGCCTTTGATTATCTTTACACCTAAGTCTTTATTACGTAATAAAGATGCGACATCACCTATGTCAGAATTTACATCTGGTGGATTCCAACCGGTCATTCCAGAAGTAGATGCGAACATTAAGGCCAATAAAGTCAAACGTATCCTAGTTTGCTCAGGTAAGGTTTACTATGATTTGGTTAATGGTCGTAAAGAGCGTGAAGCAGATGATGTAGCAATTGTTCGTGTTGAACAGTTATATCCATTTGCTCACAAAGAGTTTAAAGCAGTGATCGATACTTATCCTAATGCAAAAGATATTGTTTGGGTACAAGATGAACCTCAAAACCAAGGTCCATGGTTCTACATCCAACATCATTTGTATGAAAACATGCGTGCAGGCATGAAGTTAGCTTACGCTGGCCGTCCAGCTTCTTCTTCACCTGCAGTAGGCTATCCTGCTAAACACAAAGAGCAACAAGTGGCTTTGGTTGAACAAGCGTTCTCTTCAAAGTTCAAAGGCACTTTTTCTAAGTAA